Proteins encoded together in one Mastomys coucha isolate ucsf_1 unplaced genomic scaffold, UCSF_Mcou_1 pScaffold16, whole genome shotgun sequence window:
- the LOC116094192 gene encoding zinc finger CCHC domain-containing protein 10-like, with translation MATSMHQFIAWRQAMGETNIEKKIKKRSKSVTSSSTSSSDSLASESSSESETSVSSFSEDSDSDDSLSSSSSSSSSSSSSSSSLSSSSSSSSSSSSSSTESISDDKPLKKRKKK, from the exons ATGGCGACTTCCATGCATCAGTTCATAGCTTGGAGGCAAGC CATGGGAGAGACCAACATAGAGAAAAAGATCAAGAAGAGGTCTAAGAGTGTCACGAGTTCCAGTACCTCTAGCAGTGACAGTTTGGCCAGTGAGTCTTCATCAGAGAGTGAGACTTCTGTCTCATCCTTTTCAGAGGACAGTGACTCAGATGAcagcctctccagctcctcctcttcttcctcctcttcttcctcctcctcttcttccttgtcctcctcttcctcctcttcctcctcttcttc CAGCAGCAGTACCGAGAGCATCTCTGATGACAAGccactgaagaaaaggaaaaagaaatag